The Chryseobacterium aureum genome contains a region encoding:
- the rpsC gene encoding 30S ribosomal protein S3 gives MGQKTNPIGNRLGIIRGWDSNWFGGNDYGDRIAEDYKIRRYLEARLSKGGISKIYIERTLKLVTVTITTARPGLIIGKGGQEVDKLKEELKKLTGKDIQINIFEIKRPELDAVLVADSISKQIENRISYRRAVKMAMASTMRMGAEGIKVQISGRLNGAEMARSESFKEGRIPLSTFRADIDYHWAEAHTTYGRLGVKVWIMKGEVYGKRELSPLVGQQKKGGQSDRGNRGGDRDNRRPRKNNNNNNNN, from the coding sequence ATGGGACAGAAGACAAATCCAATTGGTAACAGATTAGGTATCATCAGAGGATGGGATTCTAACTGGTTTGGTGGAAACGATTATGGAGACAGAATCGCTGAAGACTACAAAATCAGAAGATACCTTGAAGCTAGATTATCTAAAGGTGGTATTTCAAAAATTTATATTGAAAGAACTTTAAAATTAGTTACAGTAACTATTACGACTGCTAGACCGGGACTTATCATCGGTAAAGGAGGTCAGGAAGTTGATAAATTGAAAGAAGAGTTGAAGAAACTTACAGGTAAGGATATTCAAATCAACATTTTCGAAATCAAAAGACCTGAATTAGATGCTGTATTGGTTGCTGATAGTATTTCTAAGCAAATTGAAAACAGAATTTCTTACAGAAGAGCTGTTAAAATGGCAATGGCAAGTACTATGAGAATGGGTGCTGAAGGTATTAAAGTTCAAATCTCCGGTAGATTGAACGGAGCTGAAATGGCAAGATCAGAATCTTTCAAAGAAGGAAGAATTCCATTGTCAACTTTCAGAGCTGATATCGATTACCACTGGGCAGAAGCTCACACTACTTACGGTAGACTAGGAGTAAAAGTTTGGATTATGAAAGGTGAAGTTTACGGTAAAAGAGAACTTTCTCCATTAGTAGGACAACAGAAAAAAGGAGGTCAGTCAGACAGAGGAAACAGAGGAGGAGACAGAGACAACAGAAGACCTAGAAAAAACAACAACAATAACAATAATAATTAA
- the rpmC gene encoding 50S ribosomal protein L29, whose protein sequence is MKKADIKNLSAGDIQAQLTEAKAQYSKLKLAHAISPIENPIQIRDLRKTIARLNTELTNKQ, encoded by the coding sequence ATGAAAAAAGCTGATATTAAAAATTTAAGCGCGGGTGATATTCAAGCTCAATTAACTGAAGCAAAAGCTCAATATTCTAAATTGAAATTGGCTCATGCAATCAGCCCAATTGAAAACCCGATTCAAATCAGAGATTTGAGAAAAACAATCGCAAGACTAAACACTGAGTTAACTAACAAACAATAA
- the rplC gene encoding 50S ribosomal protein L3 yields the protein MSGIIGKKIGMTSLFNEEGKNIPCTVIQAGPCSVLQVRTLEKDGYKAVQLGFDDKSEKNVGKALAGHFKKAGSAPKAKLVEFYREFVDEVKVGEEVKVDLFTEGEYVDVTGTSKGKGFQGVVKRHGFGGVMQATHGQHNRLRAPGSIGAGSDPSRVFKGMRMAGRMGGEQVTVQNLQVLKVDQEQNLLVVKGAVPGAKNSYVIIRKWN from the coding sequence ATGTCAGGTATTATTGGTAAAAAAATCGGTATGACGTCTTTGTTTAACGAAGAAGGGAAAAACATCCCTTGTACAGTTATCCAAGCTGGTCCATGCTCGGTTTTACAGGTCAGAACCTTAGAAAAAGACGGTTATAAAGCTGTTCAATTAGGTTTCGATGACAAGAGTGAGAAGAACGTTGGTAAAGCGTTAGCTGGCCATTTTAAAAAGGCTGGTTCTGCTCCTAAAGCTAAATTAGTAGAATTCTACAGAGAATTCGTTGATGAAGTAAAAGTAGGAGAAGAAGTAAAAGTTGATTTATTCACAGAAGGTGAGTATGTTGACGTAACAGGAACTTCAAAAGGTAAAGGCTTCCAGGGTGTTGTTAAAAGACACGGATTTGGAGGTGTAATGCAGGCAACTCATGGTCAGCACAACAGACTTAGAGCTCCAGGTTCTATCGGTGCTGGTTCAGACCCTTCAAGAGTATTCAAAGGGATGAGAATGGCTGGAAGAATGGGAGGTGAGCAGGTAACTGTTCAAAACCTTCAAGTGTTAAAAGTTGATCAAGAACAAAATCTTTTAGTAGTAAAAGGTGCTGTTCCGGGAGCTAAAAATTCTTATGTAATTATCAGAAAATGGAACTAG
- the rplF gene encoding 50S ribosomal protein L6 yields the protein MSRIGKAIITIPAGVTITENNGVVTVKGAKGELSQELTAGITLEQKDGELNVNRPSDSKQHKALHGLYRALIANMIVGVSEGFEKKLELVGVGYRASHAGQKLELALGFSHGIVLELPNEVKVDTLTEKGKNPIITLTSHDKQLLGMVTAKIRSFRKPEPYKGKGVKFVGEIVRRKAGKSA from the coding sequence ATGTCAAGAATTGGTAAAGCAATTATAACAATTCCAGCAGGAGTTACAATCACTGAAAACAACGGTGTAGTAACGGTAAAAGGAGCTAAAGGAGAACTTTCTCAGGAGCTTACAGCAGGAATTACTTTAGAACAGAAAGATGGTGAACTTAACGTGAACAGACCATCTGATTCTAAACAACACAAAGCGCTTCACGGTTTATACAGAGCGTTGATCGCCAACATGATCGTAGGTGTATCAGAAGGTTTCGAAAAGAAACTAGAACTAGTAGGGGTAGGATACAGAGCTTCTCACGCAGGTCAAAAACTTGAGTTAGCTTTAGGATTCTCTCACGGTATCGTATTGGAACTTCCAAACGAAGTAAAAGTAGATACATTGACTGAAAAAGGTAAAAACCCAATTATTACTTTAACGTCTCACGACAAACAACTTCTAGGAATGGTGACTGCAAAGATCCGTTCTTTCAGAAAGCCTGAGCCATACAAAGGAAAAGGTGTGAAATTCGTAGGAGAAATTGTTAGACGTAAAGCTGGTAAATCTGCTTAA
- the rplD gene encoding 50S ribosomal protein L4, translated as MELVVLNTSGKETGRKVTLDETVFGIEPNQHAVYLEVKQYLAAQRQGTHKAKERSEITASTKKLKKQKGSGSARYGDIKSPTFRGGGRVFGPKPRDYRFKLNKALKRLAKKSVLSQKMRDNSIKVLEDLSFAAPKTKDFINVLDALELNGKKSLFVLPEANKNVYLSSRNLPKAKVMNFNEISSYDLVNAGEIIFFEGAVEKFQENLKK; from the coding sequence ATGGAACTAGTAGTATTAAATACATCAGGAAAAGAGACCGGAAGAAAAGTAACTCTAGACGAAACAGTATTCGGAATTGAGCCAAATCAGCACGCGGTCTACTTAGAAGTTAAACAGTACCTTGCTGCACAAAGACAAGGAACTCATAAAGCAAAAGAAAGAAGCGAAATTACAGCTTCTACTAAAAAGCTTAAGAAGCAAAAAGGATCTGGATCTGCTAGATATGGTGATATTAAATCTCCAACTTTCAGAGGTGGAGGTAGAGTATTCGGACCAAAACCAAGAGACTACAGATTCAAATTGAACAAAGCTCTTAAGAGATTAGCTAAGAAATCTGTTTTATCTCAGAAAATGAGAGACAACAGCATTAAAGTTTTAGAAGATTTGAGCTTTGCAGCTCCTAAGACTAAAGATTTTATCAATGTATTGGATGCATTGGAACTTAACGGTAAAAAATCTTTATTCGTTCTTCCTGAAGCTAACAAGAATGTGTATTTATCTTCAAGAAACTTACCTAAAGCTAAAGTAATGAACTTCAACGAAATCAGTTCTTACGATTTAGTCAACGCAGGTGAGATTATTTTCTTCGAAGGTGCAGTTGAAAAATTCCAGGAAAATTTAAAGAAATAA
- the rpsN gene encoding 30S ribosomal protein S14, with protein MAKESMKARERKREALVAKYAAKRQALKEAGDYEGLQKLPKNASPVRLHNRCKLTGRPRGYMRTFGISRVTFREMANNGLIPGVRKASW; from the coding sequence ATGGCTAAAGAATCAATGAAAGCGCGTGAGCGCAAAAGAGAAGCACTGGTTGCTAAATACGCTGCTAAAAGACAAGCTCTTAAAGAAGCTGGTGATTACGAAGGACTTCAAAAATTGCCTAAAAATGCTTCTCCTGTAAGATTACACAACAGATGTAAACTAACAGGTAGACCAAGAGGATACATGAGAACGTTCGGTATTTCCAGAGTAACTTTCAGAGAAATGGCTAACAACGGTCTTATCCCAGGGGTAAGAAAAGCTAGTTGGTAA
- a CDS encoding DeoR/GlpR family DNA-binding transcription regulator, whose product MEKLLPRQDEILKELEEKGYVLVQDLCEKLNVSSVTIRKDLNYLEGLGLLFRNHGGASKQVRYAYEKNVVEKESINVEAKQAIAKAALSLIQENDSIILASGTTMHYLARMLVNFGPLTVLTSSLRVAIELCNNPNINIIQLGGEVRKSSTSIVGSISEGILKQFSCNKLFLGVDGIDPEFGISTSNAAEAHLNQVMMECADQTVILADSSKLNKKGFGKIAALDQVDYLITDHGICAEDKAALEEVGVKVVAQ is encoded by the coding sequence ATGGAAAAGCTACTACCAAGGCAGGACGAAATATTGAAAGAGCTTGAAGAAAAAGGGTATGTCCTTGTTCAGGATCTGTGTGAAAAGCTCAATGTTTCTTCGGTTACGATCCGAAAGGATCTGAACTATCTTGAAGGTCTTGGGCTTCTTTTCAGAAATCATGGAGGAGCCAGTAAGCAGGTAAGGTATGCTTATGAGAAAAATGTAGTGGAAAAAGAAAGTATCAATGTGGAAGCGAAGCAGGCTATCGCAAAAGCAGCTTTGTCATTGATTCAGGAAAACGACAGTATTATATTGGCTTCCGGTACCACAATGCATTATCTTGCGAGAATGCTGGTGAACTTTGGGCCGCTTACGGTACTTACATCTTCTCTGAGGGTGGCGATTGAGCTTTGCAATAATCCCAATATTAATATTATCCAGCTGGGAGGCGAAGTGAGAAAAAGCTCCACTTCCATAGTAGGATCTATTTCTGAAGGAATCCTTAAGCAGTTTTCATGCAATAAACTTTTTCTGGGAGTAGACGGTATTGATCCGGAATTCGGGATCAGTACTTCGAATGCAGCAGAAGCTCACCTGAATCAGGTGATGATGGAATGTGCAGACCAGACTGTAATTCTTGCTGATTCTTCCAAACTGAATAAAAAAGGTTTTGGGAAGATTGCAGCTTTGGATCAGGTGGATTATCTCATTACAGATCATGGAATTTGTGCTGAAGATAAGGCTGCGCTGGAAGAGGTTGGTGTGAAGGTTGTGGCTCAATAA
- the rpsS gene encoding 30S ribosomal protein S19 → MARSLKKGPFIHHTLDKKVQANIESGKKTVIKTWSRASMISPDFVGQTIAVHNGKSFIPVYVTENMVGHKLGEFSPTRSFRGHGGNKNKGSR, encoded by the coding sequence ATGGCAAGATCACTTAAAAAAGGACCGTTCATTCATCATACTTTAGATAAGAAGGTTCAGGCAAATATAGAGTCTGGTAAGAAGACAGTTATCAAAACTTGGTCTAGAGCATCGATGATCTCTCCGGACTTCGTAGGACAAACTATTGCAGTACACAACGGGAAATCTTTTATCCCGGTTTACGTTACTGAAAACATGGTTGGTCACAAGTTAGGCGAATTTTCTCCAACAAGATCTTTCAGAGGTCATGGTGGTAACAAAAACAAAGGAAGCAGATAA
- the rplW gene encoding 50S ribosomal protein L23 yields the protein MSIIIKPVISEKANYLTDLRGSYSFLVDPKANKIQIKKAVEAAYGVKVADVNTMIYAPKVSSKYTKKGLQVGKTNKLKKAVIKLAEGEVIDIFAVN from the coding sequence ATGTCTATTATTATTAAACCAGTTATTTCAGAAAAGGCTAATTACCTTACAGATTTAAGAGGTTCTTATTCTTTCTTAGTAGATCCTAAGGCGAATAAAATCCAGATTAAAAAAGCTGTTGAAGCAGCTTACGGTGTAAAAGTAGCAGACGTTAACACAATGATTTATGCTCCGAAGGTTTCTTCAAAATACACTAAAAAAGGTCTTCAAGTAGGAAAGACAAATAAATTGAAAAAAGCGGTAATCAAACTTGCTGAAGGTGAGGTTATCGATATTTTTGCTGTAAATTAA
- the rplE gene encoding 50S ribosomal protein L5, which produces MEFIARPKKAYKETIVPAMMEEFGYKSIMQVPRLEKIVVSQGLGDATADKKIIDYAVEELTNITGQKAVGTISKKDEAAFKLRKGMPVGAKVTLRAQRMYEFLDRLTSSALPRIRDFSGIKADGFDGRGNYNLGITEQIIFPEIVIDKVKKIQGMDITFVTTAKTDKEAKALLTHFGLPFKKN; this is translated from the coding sequence ATGGAATTTATAGCAAGACCCAAAAAAGCATATAAAGAAACAATTGTTCCTGCAATGATGGAAGAATTCGGGTACAAGTCAATCATGCAAGTACCTAGATTAGAGAAAATCGTTGTATCACAAGGTTTAGGAGATGCTACTGCAGATAAGAAAATTATTGATTATGCTGTAGAAGAATTAACAAACATCACAGGTCAGAAAGCAGTAGGTACAATCTCTAAGAAAGACGAAGCTGCATTCAAACTTAGAAAAGGAATGCCTGTAGGTGCAAAAGTAACTTTGAGAGCTCAGAGAATGTATGAGTTCTTAGACAGACTTACTTCTTCTGCTTTACCACGTATCAGAGATTTCTCTGGAATCAAAGCAGATGGTTTCGATGGTAGAGGTAACTACAACTTAGGTATTACTGAGCAAATTATCTTCCCTGAAATCGTAATTGACAAAGTGAAAAAAATCCAGGGGATGGACATCACTTTCGTTACAACTGCGAAAACAGATAAAGAAGCGAAAGCATTATTAACTCACTTCGGTTTACCATTTAAAAAGAACTAA
- the rplB gene encoding 50S ribosomal protein L2 encodes MSVRKLKPITPGQRFRIVNNFEEITTNKPEKSLTVGIKKSGGRNQTGKMTMRYTGGGHKKKYRIIDFKRNKANVEATVKSVEYDPNRTAFIALLEYADGEKRYIIAPNGIKVDQKVVSGESVEPNVGNAMKLKNIPLGTVISCVEMKPGQGAILARSAGSSAQLTSRDGKYAIIKLPSGESRMILTECMAMIGSVSNSDHQLTVSGKAGRSRWLGRRPRTRAVVMNPVDHPMGGGEGRSSGGHPRSRNGKPAKGYKTRKKNKVSNRYIVSKRK; translated from the coding sequence ATGTCTGTTAGAAAATTAAAACCTATCACCCCGGGACAGAGATTCAGAATTGTAAACAATTTTGAGGAAATTACTACCAACAAACCAGAGAAATCTCTTACAGTTGGTATTAAAAAGTCAGGTGGACGTAACCAAACAGGTAAAATGACCATGCGTTACACCGGAGGTGGACACAAAAAGAAATACAGAATTATTGACTTCAAAAGAAACAAAGCAAACGTTGAAGCCACTGTAAAATCTGTAGAATACGATCCAAACAGAACTGCATTTATCGCTTTATTAGAGTACGCAGACGGAGAGAAGAGATATATCATCGCTCCAAACGGTATCAAAGTTGATCAGAAAGTAGTATCAGGAGAAAGCGTTGAACCAAACGTAGGTAACGCAATGAAATTGAAAAATATTCCATTGGGTACTGTGATCTCTTGTGTTGAAATGAAGCCTGGACAAGGTGCAATTTTAGCAAGAAGTGCTGGTTCTTCAGCTCAATTAACTTCAAGAGACGGAAAATATGCAATCATCAAATTGCCTTCAGGAGAATCCAGAATGATCCTTACTGAGTGTATGGCAATGATTGGTTCTGTTTCCAACTCAGATCACCAATTAACGGTATCAGGTAAGGCTGGTAGAAGCAGATGGTTAGGTAGAAGACCTAGAACAAGAGCGGTTGTAATGAACCCGGTAGATCACCCAATGGGTGGTGGTGAAGGACGTTCTTCAGGAGGTCACCCAAGATCTAGAAACGGTAAACCGGCTAAAGGTTACAAAACTAGAAAGAAAAACAAAGTGTCTAACCGTTACATCGTATCTAAAAGAAAATAA
- the rplX gene encoding 50S ribosomal protein L24 → MSKLKIKRGDNVIITTGKKDIKGKTGEVIEVIKKEGRDPRVIVAGLNIVKKHVKPSASNPQGGITEKEASIHISNVALVGKDGKAIKIGYKIEGDKKVRINKKTGETL, encoded by the coding sequence ATGTCAAAGTTAAAAATAAAAAGAGGAGATAACGTAATCATTACTACTGGTAAGAAAGATATCAAAGGTAAGACTGGTGAAGTTATTGAAGTGATCAAGAAAGAAGGTAGAGACCCAAGAGTAATTGTTGCAGGACTTAACATCGTTAAAAAACACGTTAAGCCTTCAGCTTCTAACCCTCAGGGAGGAATTACTGAAAAGGAAGCTTCTATTCATATCTCAAACGTTGCTTTAGTTGGTAAAGACGGAAAAGCAATCAAAATCGGTTACAAAATCGAAGGAGATAAGAAAGTAAGAATTAACAAAAAAACGGGTGAAACTTTATAA
- the rpsH gene encoding 30S ribosomal protein S8 codes for MVTDPISDFLTRVRNAQSAGHKVVEIPASKIKKEITKILFDQGYILNYKFEDNAVQGVIKIALKYDKQTNKPAIKSIQRASRPGLRQYKGSTELPRVLNGLGISIISTSKGVMTDKKAREEKVGGEVICYVY; via the coding sequence ATGGTAACAGATCCAATTTCAGATTTCCTAACAAGAGTAAGGAACGCACAAAGCGCAGGCCACAAAGTGGTGGAAATTCCTGCATCGAAAATCAAAAAGGAGATTACTAAGATCCTATTTGATCAAGGGTATATCTTAAACTACAAGTTCGAAGATAACGCTGTTCAAGGAGTGATCAAAATCGCTTTAAAGTACGATAAGCAAACCAACAAACCAGCTATCAAGTCTATCCAAAGAGCTTCTAGACCAGGTTTGAGACAGTACAAAGGTTCTACTGAACTTCCAAGAGTACTAAACGGTTTGGGTATTTCTATCATCTCTACTTCTAAAGGAGTAATGACTGACAAGAAAGCTAGAGAAGAGAAAGTAGGCGGTGAAGTAATCTGCTATGTTTATTAA
- a CDS encoding glycerol-3-phosphate dehydrogenase/oxidase yields the protein MKRNEELSKLTHVKEWDFIVIGGGASGLGSALDAVSRGFKTLLLESHDFAKATSSRSTKLVHGGVRYLAQGDVGLVKEALKERGLLAKNAAHIVKNQSFIIPNYTWWGGIYYKIGLSVYDFLAGKLSLGKTRYISKSKTVEKLPTIEQNHLMSGVVYQDGQFDDARLAVNLTQTIIEKGGSAVNYVKVVNLLKDASDKVIGVVAEDQFSKQQYQIHGKVVINATGVFTNDILNMNNPKHGKLVVPSQGIHLVLDKSFLKSDDAIMIPKTSDGRVLFVVPWHDRALVGTTDTLLKDESFEPRALEEEISFVLNTARQYLSKKPTREDVKSVFAGLRPLAAPKDGSKSTKEVSRSHKVITSDTGLVSIIGGKWTTYRKMAEDTVDEAMKVHRLGNSPSKTEHLSIHGNIKPEQVDRTNHLYVYGSDIPAIKALQQSNPRYAQRIHPDHPFTVAEAVWAVRTEMAETIEDILARRVRLLFLDARAAIDSAHNVARIIAEEKGYSEEWAQQQENEFIELARGYLLTPYSPKVINLN from the coding sequence ATGAAACGAAACGAAGAACTCAGTAAATTAACCCATGTAAAAGAATGGGACTTTATAGTCATAGGAGGGGGAGCCAGTGGTTTAGGTTCAGCATTAGACGCGGTAAGCAGGGGATTTAAAACTTTATTGCTTGAATCTCATGACTTTGCAAAAGCAACATCCAGCAGAAGTACCAAACTGGTACATGGTGGGGTCAGATATCTCGCACAGGGAGATGTGGGATTGGTAAAAGAAGCATTGAAAGAAAGAGGCCTTCTGGCGAAAAATGCAGCCCATATCGTAAAAAATCAGTCTTTCATTATTCCGAACTATACATGGTGGGGCGGAATCTACTATAAAATAGGACTGTCGGTTTACGATTTTCTTGCCGGAAAACTAAGTTTAGGTAAGACCAGATACATCAGCAAATCAAAAACAGTTGAAAAGCTTCCTACTATTGAACAAAATCACTTAATGAGCGGTGTTGTTTACCAGGACGGACAGTTTGATGATGCCAGACTTGCGGTCAATCTTACCCAAACTATCATTGAAAAAGGCGGAAGTGCTGTTAATTATGTAAAAGTAGTCAACCTTTTGAAAGATGCTTCTGACAAAGTAATAGGTGTAGTTGCGGAAGATCAGTTCTCCAAACAGCAATATCAGATCCATGGTAAAGTAGTCATCAACGCCACCGGTGTATTTACGAATGACATTCTTAACATGAACAATCCTAAGCATGGTAAACTTGTGGTACCAAGCCAGGGAATTCACCTTGTACTGGACAAATCTTTTCTGAAAAGTGATGATGCCATCATGATTCCGAAAACTTCAGACGGCAGAGTTCTATTTGTTGTCCCGTGGCATGACAGAGCTTTGGTAGGAACTACTGACACCCTTTTAAAGGATGAAAGCTTTGAACCCCGTGCTTTGGAAGAGGAAATCAGCTTTGTCTTAAATACGGCAAGACAGTATCTGTCTAAAAAACCGACCCGTGAAGATGTAAAATCAGTTTTTGCAGGTCTTCGTCCGCTTGCAGCTCCTAAAGATGGAAGCAAAAGCACAAAAGAGGTTTCCCGAAGCCATAAAGTGATTACTTCAGATACCGGACTGGTTTCCATCATCGGAGGAAAATGGACCACCTACCGTAAAATGGCTGAAGACACCGTAGACGAAGCAATGAAAGTTCACAGACTGGGCAACAGCCCTTCTAAAACAGAACACCTTTCCATCCATGGAAATATAAAGCCTGAACAGGTAGACAGAACAAACCACCTTTATGTTTACGGATCTGACATTCCAGCCATTAAAGCATTGCAGCAAAGTAATCCACGATACGCGCAAAGAATCCACCCGGATCACCCTTTCACGGTAGCAGAAGCAGTATGGGCTGTAAGAACAGAAATGGCAGAGACTATTGAAGACATTCTCGCCAGAAGGGTACGCTTACTGTTTCTGGATGCAAGAGCCGCAATAGACAGCGCTCACAACGTAGCCAGAATCATTGCTGAAGAAAAAGGCTATTCTGAAGAATGGGCTCAGCAGCAGGAAAATGAATTTATTGAATTAGCAAGAGGATATCTATTAACGCCTTATTCACCTAAAGTTATCAACCTAAATTAG
- the rplN gene encoding 50S ribosomal protein L14 yields MLQTESRLKVADNTGAKEVLVIRVLGGTRRRYASVGDKIVVTIKDSTPSGNAKKGQVSKAVVVRTKKAVRRKDGSYIKFDDNACVLLNAAGEMRGTRVFGPVARELRDKEYMKIISLAPEVL; encoded by the coding sequence ATGTTACAAACAGAATCAAGATTAAAAGTTGCTGATAACACAGGTGCTAAAGAAGTACTGGTTATTAGAGTTCTGGGAGGAACCAGAAGAAGATATGCTTCAGTTGGTGATAAAATCGTTGTTACTATCAAGGATTCTACACCATCAGGAAACGCTAAAAAAGGTCAGGTATCTAAAGCTGTAGTAGTAAGAACTAAAAAAGCAGTTAGAAGAAAAGATGGATCATACATCAAGTTCGACGACAATGCTTGTGTATTACTAAACGCAGCGGGAGAAATGAGAGGAACACGTGTTTTCGGACCGGTTGCTCGTGAGTTGAGAGACAAAGAATATATGAAAATCATTTCATTAGCTCCTGAAGTACTTTAA
- the rplP gene encoding 50S ribosomal protein L16, which translates to MLQPKRTKFRRVHKMKMKGNAQRGSQLAYGTFGIKATEGAWITARQIEAARIAATRYMKREGQLWIKIFPDKPITKKPAEVRMGKGKGAVEYWVAVVKPGKIMFEVGGVPYEVAKEALRLAAQKLPVVTKFIVANDFVKPL; encoded by the coding sequence ATGTTACAACCAAAAAGAACCAAATTCCGTAGAGTTCACAAGATGAAGATGAAGGGGAATGCCCAGAGAGGGAGTCAACTTGCTTACGGAACTTTTGGGATCAAAGCAACGGAAGGAGCTTGGATCACTGCAAGACAGATTGAAGCAGCTCGTATCGCTGCGACAAGATATATGAAGAGAGAAGGTCAACTATGGATCAAAATCTTCCCAGACAAGCCAATTACTAAGAAACCAGCGGAAGTACGTATGGGTAAAGGTAAAGGTGCTGTTGAATATTGGGTAGCTGTAGTAAAACCAGGTAAAATTATGTTTGAAGTAGGAGGAGTTCCTTACGAAGTAGCGAAAGAAGCTCTTAGACTTGCTGCACAGAAATTACCAGTAGTTACTAAATTCATCGTTGCTAACGATTTTGTTAAACCTCTATAA
- the rplR gene encoding 50S ribosomal protein L18 yields the protein MALSKLEKRIRIKRRVRGKISGSSELPRLSVYKSNKEIYAQLIDDKNGKTLASASSREKGVDAKGTKTEVSAAVGKAIAAKAIAAGIESIVFDRNGFVYHGRVKALADGAREGGLKF from the coding sequence ATGGCATTAAGTAAATTAGAAAAAAGAATAAGAATCAAAAGAAGAGTAAGAGGGAAAATCTCTGGATCTTCTGAATTGCCAAGATTATCTGTATATAAAAGTAATAAGGAAATTTACGCTCAGTTAATCGACGATAAAAATGGTAAAACTTTAGCATCAGCTTCTTCCAGAGAGAAAGGCGTAGACGCTAAAGGTACTAAGACTGAAGTTTCTGCTGCTGTTGGTAAAGCTATCGCTGCTAAAGCTATCGCTGCAGGAATCGAAAGTATTGTATTTGACAGAAACGGATTCGTATACCACGGTAGAGTAAAAGCTCTGGCTGATGGTGCAAGAGAAGGTGGACTTAAATTCTAA
- the rplV gene encoding 50S ribosomal protein L22: MGSRKQDSSIARKEANKDVVKASLNNCPSSPRKMRLVADIIRGEQVDKALYILKYSKKDASNKLEKLLLSAMANWQVKNEGADIEEANLIVKEIFVDSARQLKRLRPAPQGRGYRIRKRSNHVTLILGNKEN; the protein is encoded by the coding sequence ATGGGATCAAGAAAACAAGATAGTTCAATCGCAAGAAAAGAAGCTAACAAAGACGTTGTAAAAGCTTCATTAAATAATTGCCCGTCTTCTCCAAGAAAAATGAGATTAGTTGCTGATATCATTAGAGGAGAGCAGGTAGACAAAGCACTTTATATCTTAAAATATTCTAAGAAGGATGCTTCTAACAAGTTAGAAAAATTACTTCTTTCTGCTATGGCTAACTGGCAAGTGAAAAACGAAGGTGCAGACATCGAGGAAGCAAACCTTATCGTTAAAGAAATATTTGTGGATAGTGCAAGACAATTGAAGAGACTAAGACCAGCTCCGCAAGGTAGAGGGTATAGAATCAGAAAAAGATCTAACCACGTTACATTAATCTTAGGTAACAAAGAAAATTAA
- the rpsQ gene encoding 30S ribosomal protein S17, producing MDRNLRKERIGVVSSNKMEKTIVVSETTRVKHPMYGKFVLKTKKYTAHDENNECTEGDTVLIQETRPLSKSKRWRLVRIIEKAK from the coding sequence ATGGATAGAAATTTAAGAAAAGAAAGAATCGGAGTGGTTTCCAGCAATAAAATGGAAAAAACTATTGTTGTTAGTGAAACTACAAGAGTAAAGCACCCGATGTACGGTAAATTCGTTTTGAAAACGAAAAAATATACTGCACACGACGAGAACAACGAATGCACAGAAGGTGATACAGTTTTGATCCAAGAAACTAGACCTTTGAGCAAGAGCAAGAGATGGAGATTAGTAAGAATCATTGAAAAAGCTAAGTAA